From a single Lolium rigidum isolate FL_2022 chromosome 7, APGP_CSIRO_Lrig_0.1, whole genome shotgun sequence genomic region:
- the LOC124669767 gene encoding HIPL1 protein-like, which yields MRSMATATLFIAAVVLLLAVRDGHCAQLCMDSTFPRAVNGSLSFCGYSGTACCNATDDAAVQKQFAAMNISGTPCGDLVKSILCARCNPYAGELFTVEKTPRTVPLLCNSTGAASRVSGVAAATGYCAEVWDTCKDVSIPGSPFQPPKGGATAPKLTEVWQSEGDFCGALGGEPICFDGEAAAFNTTRVVPPVNGMCLERVSNGSYINMAAHPDGSNRVFLSTLAGKVFLATVPPHGSGKQLELDVANPFLDITDEVHFDNEFGLLGMAFHPDFAKNGRFFVSYSCDKTQSASCSGRCACNSDIGCDPSKLGADNGAQPCQYQSVIAEYTANSSAGSPSTATSANPTEAKRIMTLGLPFTTHHGGQILFGPADGYMYFMMGDGGSVGDPWNFAQNKGTMLGKIVRIDVNDMPSGNSTPGWGNYGIPKDNPFSVDPEFAPEVFALGFKNPWRCSFDSGKPSNLFCADVGTSLAEEVDLVVKGGNYGWRVFEGQQPYPALSTPGGNTTADSINAISPVMGYTHNSVNNNVGSASITGGYVYRSMTDPCLNGRYIYSDLYAQAMWSGLETPENSGVFNQTPLTFACSKTSPIPCEVAAKSPLPSLGYIFSFGEDNAKDLYLLNSKGVYRVVDPSSCNYACPIKSSANTGSPPPAASPSSAFRARSPAMAPMLLVGALLVLLGLGF from the exons ATGAGGTCCATGGCGACCGCAACGCTCTTCATCGCCGCCgttgtcctcctcctcgccgtccggGACGGCCATTGCGCGCAATTGTGCATGGACTCGA CGTTCCCGCGGGCGGTCAACGGGTCCCTCTCCTTCTGCGGCTACAGCGGCACGGCCTGCTGCAACGCGACTGACGACGCTGCCGTCCAGAAGCAGTTCGCCGCCATGAACATCTCCGGCACGCCGTGCGGCGACCTCGTCAAGTCCATCCTCTGCGCG AGATGCAACCCCTACGCCGGCGAGCTGTTCACCGTCGAGAAGACCCCCCGGACGGTGCCTCTGCTGTGCAACTCCACGGGCGCGGCGAGCCGGGTGAGCGGCGTGGCCGCGGCTACAGGGTACTGCGCGGAGGTGTGGGACACCTGCAAGGACGTGTCCATCCCGGGGTCGCCGTTCCAGCCGCCCAAGGGCGGCGCGACGGCGCCGAAGCTCACCGAGGTGTGGCAGTCGGAGGGCGACTTCTGCGGCGCGCTGGGCGGCGAGCCCATCTGCTTCGACGGCGAGGCCGCGGCGTTCAACACGACCCGCGTCGTGCCGCCCGTGAACGGCATGTGCCTGGAGCGCGTCAGCAACGGGTCGTACATCAACATGGCGGCGCACCCGGACGGCTCCAACCGCGTGTTCCTCAGTACCCTGGCCGGCAAGGTGTTCCTGGCCACCGTGCCGCCGCATGGCTCCGGCAAGCAGCTAGAGCTGGACGTAGCCAACCCGTTCCTGGACATCACCGACGAGGTGCACTTCGACAACGAGTTCGGCCTCCTCGGCATGGCCTTCCACCCGGACTTCGCCAAGAACGGCCGCTTCTTCGTCTCCTACAGCTGCGACAAGACGCAGTCGGCGTCGTGCTCCGGCCGGTGCGCGTGCAACTCCGACATCGGCTGCGACCCGTCCAAACTCGGCGCCGACAACGGCGCGCAGCCGTGCCAGTACCAGAGCGTCATCGCAGAGTACACCGCCAATTCctccgccggctcgccgtcgacg GCCACCTCCGCGAACCCCACGGAGGCGAAGAGGATCATGACGCTCGGGCTGCCGTTCACGACGCACCACGGCGGGCAGATCCTCTTCGGCCCGGCCGACGGCTACATGTACTTCAtgatgggcgacggcggcagcgTGGGCGACCCGTGGAACTTCGCGCAGAACAAGGGGACCATGCTCGGGAAGATCGTTCGGATCGACGTCAACGACATGCCAA GTGGTAACAGCACCCCCGGCTGGGGAAACTACGGTATCCCCAAGGACAACCCCTTCTCCGTGGACCCCGAGTTCGCGCCAGAGGTGTTCGCCCTCGGCTTCAAGAACCCATGGCGCTGCAGCTTCGACTCCGGCAAGCCTTCCAACTTATTCTGCGCCGACGTCGGAACG TCTTTGGCCGAGGAGGTCGATCTGGTGGTGAAGGGCGGGAACTACGGGTGGCGCGTGTTCGAGGGCCAGCAGCCGTACCCGGCGCTGTCCACCCCCGGCGGGAACACCACTGCCGATTCTATCAACGCCATCTCGCCAGTCATGGGCTACACCCACAACAGCGTCAACAACAACGTCGGCTCCGCCTCCATCACCGGCGGCTACGTCTACCGCTCCATGACCGACCCCTGCCTCAACGGAAG GTACATCTACTCGGACCTGTACGCGCAGGCCATGTGGTCGGGGCTCGAGACGCCGGAGAACAGCGGGGTGTTCAACCAGACGCCACTGACGTTCGCCTGCTCCAAAACGTCGCCGATCCCGTGCGAAGTCGCGGCTAAGAGCCCTCTCCCGTCGCTAGGCTACATCTTCTCCTTCGGCGAAGACAACGCCAAAGACTTATACCTGCTCAACAGCAAGGGCGTGTACCGGGTGGTCGACCCCAGCAGCTGCAACTACGCCTGCCCGATAAAGAGCTCCGCCAACACGGGGTCCCCGCCGCCTGCAGCGTCGCCGAGCTCGGCGTTCAGAGCGCGGAGTCCCGCCATGGCGCCGATGCTCTTGGTGGGAGCGCTACTTGTGCTGTTGGGCTTGGGTTTTTGA